The genomic segment ATCGTCACTCATCTCGATACAAAGCTTCTTTTGGAGTCTTTCTCTCTATCATACTTTCAGTTGTTTAAAGTTAAGTAACTTTCCGACTTAATATTGAAGTTTATCTTAATACGAATGAAGAGACGACAGTTCACTGATATAAAAAAGAAGGGTCGTCCATCTTCAGAAGTTCACCAGTAATATATTATAGATGATTCCAAGAGTCACTGTTAGAAGACTGGTACCTCAATTGAGGCCTGGCGTTGCTAGTTTAAGGTTCAAGACAACTTCAGCATCAAAGGATGAAATCGGTCATTTCCAAGAATTGGCACCTACATGGTGGGACGTTAATGGTTCTCAAAGAATTCTGCATTTGATGAATAACAGTAGGCTGGATTTTATCCAGAGAATCATCAGACAGAGTGTTAAAGTGGAGGATCCAGATACTTATATACCGGGGTTCCAATACAAAGCCTTCTTCCCTCAACAAGTGTCACAAGGAATTGAGGATGACTTAGATTCAAAGatcaatgaaaaattgaaagatgctCAATTCAATGTCCTTGATATTggttgtggtggtggtattcTAGCGGAATGCCTTGCGAGATTACCGATTACTAGACATGTTACTGGGGTAGATCTAACACCAGATGTAATTAAAGTGGCTCGTGAGCATTCTGCTAAGGATCCAGCATTAAGTGGGAAATTGGAATATAGGTTACAGGCATtagaagaagtggaaggtACATACGATTTGGTTACTTGCTTCGAAATGTTAGAACATGTAGATGTTCCTGCAGAAATATTACGACATGCTTGGATGAGACTTAAACCGCAAggtattttatttttgagTACCATTAATAGAGACTTTATTTCATGGTTTACCACTATTTTCATGGGTGAATATGTGCTTAAAGTGGTCCCAAAGGGTACTCATCATTTGACGAAGTATATCAAATCCTCTGAGATTAAAGAATGGTTCCAAGAGAATGAACCTCACACACATAAGATTTTAGATACAAAAGGAGTCATGTACCGTCCATTTAATGGCTGGGCTGAGCATGACTGTCCAGATATTGGCAATTATTTCATGGctatcaagaaattaaacTAAACCGATCTGAAATAAAGGGATTTTTGTACACATACATACGTACATATGTTATCATTGGGCACTTTCCAATGCTTTCGCAGGTTCTGAATCTGGCTCTTCATCCACAAATTGTGGTGCTGTTCCTGACAAGTACGAAGGAACTTCAAGACCTGAACCTTCTATGCCAGAGGTGAGATCTTCATCTGCTAGCGCGTCTAATTCTGCATCTaactcatcttcatccacaTCTTCGGCATCATAAgctaaagaattggatgcTAACACTTGCTGCAATTCATCACCCTGTTCAATTAGATCCGCCATTTCATCTTGCATATCTTGTAGTTTATCCACATTAATCTTACCGTACTGAGCCTTCAAGGCTTTATTCGTAGTCTTTAGAGCGTTAACGGTAACCATTGTATTTTTAAGATTGTCGCTAGTCATTTGTGCTTGAGACATTGACCATGATTGCGAATCCAATTGATCCCTCATCTGTTCTAATTGCTTCCTTTTGTTCAACAGCTTTAATGCTTGTTGTCTCAACGGTCTCTGGCCAGCAGCAGACCTTGATgttgaaatctttctttgcaAAGTTTGCAATTGGAAACTTAGCTGGGATATCTGAGTGTCCAAATTGGAGACTCGTTGTTGTAAACCTTGTTGAGCTTGATCCATAGCCCTTCCGGACTCCTGTAACATTTGCTCATGGGATTTCTTGTTACCATAACCAAGGATTCTATTCATTATGAAAGGGAGAGGAAACTCACACCTCAGGAAAATAATATGAATGCTGTCAAAGGGTCAAAAACAGTACTTATAGCTCTAACTTCGAAGCTATTTCTGTTCCAACATGACTCACTATTTATCATTAAGAAGCGATGaggttgaaaaatttcaggtCTTTAGAATAATGAACTATACTGCTGCTCTAACGCACATAAGAGGTATTTATTCTGATTAAGGATGAACCAGGCGGATCAAGCTGTTGAGCAACTTGCTCAATTATCTACGAAAGAATCGAAGAAGGATCAAGTCATTACACCATGGGATGTCAATGGTGCTGTCGATGATAAAGGTGTTGCCCAGTCTATCGACTACGACAAATTAATAACACAATTTGGTACCAAGCGCATCTCAGATGAATTATtgcaaagatttgaaagtgTTACAGGCCATAAACCTCACCATTATCTGCGTAAGGGACTCTTTTTTAGTGAACGTGATGTCTCGAAGATTTTAGATCTCTACGAGCAAGGGAAGCCTTTTTTCCTTTATACAGGTAGAGGACCTTCCAGTGACTCTGTGCATTTGGGACACATGATTCCATttatttttaccaaatggCTTCAGGATGTCTTTGATGTGCCATTAGTTATCGAACTgactgatgatgaaaagtttcTGTTCAAGCAAAAATTGACTATTGAAGACGTCAAGGGATTCTCCAAGGAAAATTGTAAAGATATCATTGCCGTTGGTTTCAATCCTGAGAACACCTTTATCTTTTCCGATTTGGAGTACATGGGTAGTGGATTCTATGAAACCGTTGTTAGAGTTTCTAGACAAATTACAGGTTCAACTGCCAAGGCAGTATTTGGATTCAATGATTCTGATaatattggtaaattcCATTTTGCTTCCATCCAAATTGCTTCATCATTCCCCAGCTCTTATCCAGATGTATTGGGATTGCCTCCAAAGACTCCATGTTTAATTCCTTGTGCCATTGATCAAGATCCATATTTCAGGGTTTGTAGAGATGTggcagaaaaattgaaatttagtAAGCCTGCGTTAATGCATGCTAAGTTTTTCCCAGCTTTACAAGGCTCCACTACCAAGATGTCTGCTTCTGACGATACTAGTGCCATCTTT from the Zygosaccharomyces rouxii strain CBS732 chromosome B complete sequence genome contains:
- the WRS1 gene encoding tryptophan--tRNA ligase WRS1 (highly similar to uniprot|Q12109 Saccharomyces cerevisiae YOL097C WRS1 Cytoplasmic tryptophanyl-tRNA synthetase aminoacylates tryptophanyl-tRNA), with product MNQADQAVEQLAQLSTKESKKDQVITPWDVNGAVDDKGVAQSIDYDKLITQFGTKRISDELLQRFESVTGHKPHHYLRKGLFFSERDVSKILDLYEQGKPFFLYTGRGPSSDSVHLGHMIPFIFTKWLQDVFDVPLVIELTDDEKFLFKQKLTIEDVKGFSKENCKDIIAVGFNPENTFIFSDLEYMGSGFYETVVRVSRQITGSTAKAVFGFNDSDNIGKFHFASIQIASSFPSSYPDVLGLPPKTPCLIPCAIDQDPYFRVCRDVAEKLKFSKPALMHAKFFPALQGSTTKMSASDDTSAIFMTDTPKQIQKKINKYAFSGGQVSMEQHRELGGNPDIDVAYQYLSFFKDDDELLARLAKDYKSGDLLSGEMKKECIGVLQEFVKGFQERRAKVDESVLESFMKPHKLVWGQKERLVPVKEAPPKGKK
- the COQ3 gene encoding hexaprenyldihydroxybenzoate methyltransferase (similar to uniprot|P27680 Saccharomyces cerevisiae YOL096C), which codes for MIPRVTVRRLVPQLRPGVASLRFKTTSASKDEIGHFQELAPTWWDVNGSQRILHLMNNSRLDFIQRIIRQSVKVEDPDTYIPGFQYKAFFPQQVSQGIEDDLDSKINEKLKDAQFNVLDIGCGGGILAECLARLPITRHVTGVDLTPDVIKVAREHSAKDPALSGKLEYRLQALEEVEGTYDLVTCFEMLEHVDVPAEILRHAWMRLKPQGILFLSTINRDFISWFTTIFMGEYVLKVVPKGTHHLTKYIKSSEIKEWFQENEPHTHKILDTKGVMYRPFNGWAEHDCPDIGNYFMAIKKLN
- the VPS60 gene encoding Vps60p (similar to uniprot|Q03390 Saccharomyces cerevisiae YDR486C VPS60 vacuolar protein sorting (putative)), with the protein product MNRILGYGNKKSHEQMLQESGRAMDQAQQGLQQRVSNLDTQISQLSFQLQTLQRKISTSRSAAGQRPLRQQALKLLNKRKQLEQMRDQLDSQSWSMSQAQMTSDNLKNTMVTVNALKTTNKALKAQYGKINVDKLQDMQDEMADLIEQGDELQQVLASNSLAYDAEDVDEDELDAELDALADEDLTSGIEGSGLEVPSYLSGTAPQFVDEEPDSEPAKALESAQ